The proteins below are encoded in one region of bacterium:
- a CDS encoding DegT/DnrJ/EryC1/StrS family aminotransferase: protein MQRKSQLVLLGGPKAVQSDYRDIFKWPIITQEDESAVLEVLRRGAMSGTDVTEQFEKEFATWQGTKFALAFNNGTAALQSAMFGCKVSVGNEIICPSVTYWASALPCFSLGATVVFADIDPETLDDVKALAVDLNVAGKVLHEGGKVFTYHNHQIEFRRFEGRLMLEVLYEETDPRYLQGEIDTYWVQYGGGDPVAWCKQLKDRLPLLHMKDYIITAENKPAFAEIGCGNFIWKEIVTAAEKSGCEWFIIEQDVCSGDPFQSLKLSFEYVKGSLCF from the coding sequence ATGCAAAGAAAATCACAATTGGTCCTATTGGGAGGACCAAAGGCTGTTCAATCTGACTATCGAGATATATTTAAATGGCCGATTATTACTCAGGAAGATGAAAGCGCCGTACTGGAGGTATTGCGGCGCGGGGCTATGTCTGGGACTGATGTTACTGAACAGTTTGAGAAAGAATTTGCCACATGGCAGGGCACTAAATTTGCTTTAGCATTTAATAATGGTACTGCTGCCCTTCAGTCTGCTATGTTTGGTTGCAAAGTCAGTGTAGGGAATGAAATAATTTGCCCAAGTGTTACCTACTGGGCTTCTGCACTTCCTTGTTTTTCATTGGGAGCTACAGTTGTTTTTGCTGATATCGACCCAGAAACTCTGGATGATGTAAAAGCCTTAGCAGTTGATTTAAATGTTGCAGGTAAGGTTCTGCATGAAGGAGGAAAAGTTTTTACCTATCACAATCACCAAATAGAATTTCGGCGATTTGAAGGTCGACTCATGTTGGAGGTTCTCTATGAAGAAACTGATCCCCGATATCTGCAAGGGGAGATCGATACATATTGGGTGCAATATGGCGGTGGTGATCCTGTGGCGTGGTGCAAGCAGCTTAAAGATCGATTGCCGCTTCTACATATGAAAGACTACATAATTACAGCAGAGAACAAGCCTGCCTTCGCTGAAATAGGTTGCGGCAATTTTATCTGGAAGGAGATTGTGACGGCAGCCGAAAAATCCGGTTGCGAATGGTTTATTATCGAACAAGATGTTTGTTCGGGAGATCCCTTCCAATCGCTTAAATTGAGCTTTGAATATGTGAAAGGATCCCTATGTTTCTAG
- a CDS encoding amidohydrolase family protein, whose amino-acid sequence MRETENASKAPRYFIFDCNVRLGHSRKEKLQHTQPQDIINIMGEQKISKALCCHIWAENGAVIFGNNLLIDITEEFLDRIERQFVVQPLLIKNYDVLLSEMKDKKVRSLKIFTNKFNLVMCEEIFGDIFTFCHEHKIPVWISESEIEWRDLCWALKNYPALNFVITDSGYNKNNMMVSLMRNYANLFFDMSHYNIFDGIVSMVNEFGSKRFMFGSSLPKYSPAAPINFILESRISETQKADILGNNLEKLLGDIRYE is encoded by the coding sequence ATGAGAGAGACCGAAAATGCATCAAAAGCACCTAGATATTTTATTTTTGACTGTAACGTGAGACTGGGTCATTCAAGAAAAGAAAAACTTCAACACACACAGCCTCAAGATATCATTAATATCATGGGTGAACAAAAGATTTCAAAGGCTTTGTGCTGTCATATTTGGGCAGAGAATGGTGCAGTGATTTTTGGCAATAATCTCCTGATCGATATAACAGAAGAATTTCTTGATAGAATTGAAAGACAATTTGTTGTCCAACCCTTACTTATCAAAAATTATGATGTTTTACTATCTGAGATGAAAGATAAGAAGGTGCGTTCTCTCAAGATATTTACAAATAAGTTTAATCTCGTTATGTGTGAAGAGATATTTGGTGATATCTTTACCTTTTGCCATGAGCACAAAATACCTGTATGGATTAGTGAATCGGAGATTGAATGGAGAGATTTATGCTGGGCGCTTAAAAATTATCCCGCTCTTAATTTTGTTATAACAGACAGCGGCTATAATAAAAACAATATGATGGTCTCATTGATGCGAAACTATGCAAATTTATTTTTTGATATGTCGCATTACAATATCTTTGACGGAATTGTCAGTATGGTAAATGAATTTGGAAGTAAGAGATTTATGTTCGGTTCCAGTTTGCCCAAATATTCGCCAGCAGCTCCAATCAACTTCATATTGGAATCTCGCATTTCCGAAACACAAAAAGCGGATATTCTTGGAAACAACCTTGAGAAATTACTTGGAGATATTAGATATGAATAA